A stretch of the Aegilops tauschii subsp. strangulata cultivar AL8/78 chromosome 4, Aet v6.0, whole genome shotgun sequence genome encodes the following:
- the LOC109750318 gene encoding uncharacterized protein isoform X1: MQRPIHPDITFEDGFGNLVKSCQSSSSERTKQIESELSESFVSLASFVDGTHVINSFEEEFEDNTWSTLSENVALTMSECVVSLASFNGNSRCFACTGVYINCNPVRILTTASLVKTSGDGNKIDDNLRIEVHLNNKQHVTGTLKHYDLRYNVAVVEIMGSYSSCAVDVEERISFTPNIEVLAVGRLFERPKLMASRGVLIDRKSKLACEELGISTCKITKAGIGGPLIDACGNLIGMNFFHDEETPYLPREKIQEVLGYFDEQCMSNDSWSEPRDRYYIPAFYSIPYGLFGDEYFDNKKDAYSPSPVLC, encoded by the exons ATGCAAC GACCTATCCATCCAGATATTACATTTGAAGATGGATTTGGTAACTTGGTTAAATCCTGTCAAAGTTCCTCGAGTGAACGCACCAAACAGATTGAGTCAGAACTATCAGAAAGTTTTGTCTCCCTTGCTTCATTCGTTG ATGGTACGCATGTGATTAACTCTTTTGAAGAGGAATTTGAGGATAATACCTGGAGCACACTCAGTGAAAATGTTGCTTTAACTATGTCTGAATGTGTTGTCTCACTTGCTTCATTCAATG GAAATTCAAGGTGTTTTGCTTGCACAGGCGTATATATAAACTGTAATCCCGTGAGAATCCTTACTACAGCAAGTTTGGTTAAAACTTCTGGCGATGGAAACAAGATTGATGATAACTTGCGG ATTGAAGTGCACCTTAATAATAAACAACATGTCACGGGGACATTGAAACATTATGATCTACGCTATAATGTTGCAGTTGTTGAGATCATGGGTTCCTACAGTTCTTGTGCAGTGGATGTGGAAGAGCGTATTTCTTTCACCCCTAATATTGAGGTTTTAGCTGTAGGGCGTCTCTTTGAACGTCCAAAATTAATGGCCTCAAGAGGGGTGTTAATTGACAGAAAAAGCAAACTTgcttgcgaagagcttgggattTCCACTTGTAAAATCACCAAG GCTGGGATTGGAGGGCCTCTTATTGATGCTTGTGGGAATTTGATTGGCATGAATTTCTTCCatgatgaagaaactccatacctACCGAGGGAAAAAATTCAGGAAGTCTTGGGATATTTTGATGAACAATG CATGTCGAATGACAGTTGGTCTGAACCAAGAGATCGTTATTATATACCAGCTTTCTACTCTATACCGTATGGTTTGTTCGGAGATGAGTACTTTGATAACAAAAAGGATGCATATTCTCCGTCTCCGGTTTTGTGTTGA
- the LOC109750318 gene encoding uncharacterized protein isoform X4, which yields MQHITFEDGFGNLVKSCQSSSSERTKQIESELSESFVSLASFVEEFEDNTWSTLSENVALTMSECVVSLASFNGNSRCFACTGVYINCNPVRILTTASLVKTSGDGNKIDDNLRIEVHLNNKQHVTGTLKHYDLRYNVAVVEIMGSYSSCAVDVEERISFTPNIEVLAVGRLFERPKLMASRGVLIDRKSKLACEELGISTCKITKAGIGGPLIDACGNLIGMNFFHDEETPYLPREKIQEVLGYFDEQCMSNDSWSEPRDRYYIPAFYSIPYGLFGDEYFDNKKDAYSPSPVLC from the exons ATGCAAC ATATTACATTTGAAGATGGATTTGGTAACTTGGTTAAATCCTGTCAAAGTTCCTCGAGTGAACGCACCAAACAGATTGAGTCAGAACTATCAGAAAGTTTTGTCTCCCTTGCTTCATTCGTTG AGGAATTTGAGGATAATACCTGGAGCACACTCAGTGAAAATGTTGCTTTAACTATGTCTGAATGTGTTGTCTCACTTGCTTCATTCAATG GAAATTCAAGGTGTTTTGCTTGCACAGGCGTATATATAAACTGTAATCCCGTGAGAATCCTTACTACAGCAAGTTTGGTTAAAACTTCTGGCGATGGAAACAAGATTGATGATAACTTGCGG ATTGAAGTGCACCTTAATAATAAACAACATGTCACGGGGACATTGAAACATTATGATCTACGCTATAATGTTGCAGTTGTTGAGATCATGGGTTCCTACAGTTCTTGTGCAGTGGATGTGGAAGAGCGTATTTCTTTCACCCCTAATATTGAGGTTTTAGCTGTAGGGCGTCTCTTTGAACGTCCAAAATTAATGGCCTCAAGAGGGGTGTTAATTGACAGAAAAAGCAAACTTgcttgcgaagagcttgggattTCCACTTGTAAAATCACCAAG GCTGGGATTGGAGGGCCTCTTATTGATGCTTGTGGGAATTTGATTGGCATGAATTTCTTCCatgatgaagaaactccatacctACCGAGGGAAAAAATTCAGGAAGTCTTGGGATATTTTGATGAACAATG CATGTCGAATGACAGTTGGTCTGAACCAAGAGATCGTTATTATATACCAGCTTTCTACTCTATACCGTATGGTTTGTTCGGAGATGAGTACTTTGATAACAAAAAGGATGCATATTCTCCGTCTCCGGTTTTGTGTTGA
- the LOC109750318 gene encoding uncharacterized protein isoform X2, with protein sequence MQHITFEDGFGNLVKSCQSSSSERTKQIESELSESFVSLASFVDGTHVINSFEEEFEDNTWSTLSENVALTMSECVVSLASFNGNSRCFACTGVYINCNPVRILTTASLVKTSGDGNKIDDNLRIEVHLNNKQHVTGTLKHYDLRYNVAVVEIMGSYSSCAVDVEERISFTPNIEVLAVGRLFERPKLMASRGVLIDRKSKLACEELGISTCKITKAGIGGPLIDACGNLIGMNFFHDEETPYLPREKIQEVLGYFDEQCMSNDSWSEPRDRYYIPAFYSIPYGLFGDEYFDNKKDAYSPSPVLC encoded by the exons ATGCAAC ATATTACATTTGAAGATGGATTTGGTAACTTGGTTAAATCCTGTCAAAGTTCCTCGAGTGAACGCACCAAACAGATTGAGTCAGAACTATCAGAAAGTTTTGTCTCCCTTGCTTCATTCGTTG ATGGTACGCATGTGATTAACTCTTTTGAAGAGGAATTTGAGGATAATACCTGGAGCACACTCAGTGAAAATGTTGCTTTAACTATGTCTGAATGTGTTGTCTCACTTGCTTCATTCAATG GAAATTCAAGGTGTTTTGCTTGCACAGGCGTATATATAAACTGTAATCCCGTGAGAATCCTTACTACAGCAAGTTTGGTTAAAACTTCTGGCGATGGAAACAAGATTGATGATAACTTGCGG ATTGAAGTGCACCTTAATAATAAACAACATGTCACGGGGACATTGAAACATTATGATCTACGCTATAATGTTGCAGTTGTTGAGATCATGGGTTCCTACAGTTCTTGTGCAGTGGATGTGGAAGAGCGTATTTCTTTCACCCCTAATATTGAGGTTTTAGCTGTAGGGCGTCTCTTTGAACGTCCAAAATTAATGGCCTCAAGAGGGGTGTTAATTGACAGAAAAAGCAAACTTgcttgcgaagagcttgggattTCCACTTGTAAAATCACCAAG GCTGGGATTGGAGGGCCTCTTATTGATGCTTGTGGGAATTTGATTGGCATGAATTTCTTCCatgatgaagaaactccatacctACCGAGGGAAAAAATTCAGGAAGTCTTGGGATATTTTGATGAACAATG CATGTCGAATGACAGTTGGTCTGAACCAAGAGATCGTTATTATATACCAGCTTTCTACTCTATACCGTATGGTTTGTTCGGAGATGAGTACTTTGATAACAAAAAGGATGCATATTCTCCGTCTCCGGTTTTGTGTTGA
- the LOC109750318 gene encoding uncharacterized protein isoform X3, giving the protein MQRPIHPDITFEDGFGNLVKSCQSSSSERTKQIESELSESFVSLASFVEEFEDNTWSTLSENVALTMSECVVSLASFNGNSRCFACTGVYINCNPVRILTTASLVKTSGDGNKIDDNLRIEVHLNNKQHVTGTLKHYDLRYNVAVVEIMGSYSSCAVDVEERISFTPNIEVLAVGRLFERPKLMASRGVLIDRKSKLACEELGISTCKITKAGIGGPLIDACGNLIGMNFFHDEETPYLPREKIQEVLGYFDEQCMSNDSWSEPRDRYYIPAFYSIPYGLFGDEYFDNKKDAYSPSPVLC; this is encoded by the exons ATGCAAC GACCTATCCATCCAGATATTACATTTGAAGATGGATTTGGTAACTTGGTTAAATCCTGTCAAAGTTCCTCGAGTGAACGCACCAAACAGATTGAGTCAGAACTATCAGAAAGTTTTGTCTCCCTTGCTTCATTCGTTG AGGAATTTGAGGATAATACCTGGAGCACACTCAGTGAAAATGTTGCTTTAACTATGTCTGAATGTGTTGTCTCACTTGCTTCATTCAATG GAAATTCAAGGTGTTTTGCTTGCACAGGCGTATATATAAACTGTAATCCCGTGAGAATCCTTACTACAGCAAGTTTGGTTAAAACTTCTGGCGATGGAAACAAGATTGATGATAACTTGCGG ATTGAAGTGCACCTTAATAATAAACAACATGTCACGGGGACATTGAAACATTATGATCTACGCTATAATGTTGCAGTTGTTGAGATCATGGGTTCCTACAGTTCTTGTGCAGTGGATGTGGAAGAGCGTATTTCTTTCACCCCTAATATTGAGGTTTTAGCTGTAGGGCGTCTCTTTGAACGTCCAAAATTAATGGCCTCAAGAGGGGTGTTAATTGACAGAAAAAGCAAACTTgcttgcgaagagcttgggattTCCACTTGTAAAATCACCAAG GCTGGGATTGGAGGGCCTCTTATTGATGCTTGTGGGAATTTGATTGGCATGAATTTCTTCCatgatgaagaaactccatacctACCGAGGGAAAAAATTCAGGAAGTCTTGGGATATTTTGATGAACAATG CATGTCGAATGACAGTTGGTCTGAACCAAGAGATCGTTATTATATACCAGCTTTCTACTCTATACCGTATGGTTTGTTCGGAGATGAGTACTTTGATAACAAAAAGGATGCATATTCTCCGTCTCCGGTTTTGTGTTGA